Proteins encoded by one window of Engraulis encrasicolus isolate BLACKSEA-1 chromosome 21, IST_EnEncr_1.0, whole genome shotgun sequence:
- the LOC134437958 gene encoding metallothionein-like, with product MDPCECSKTGTCSCGTTCKCTNCQCTSCQKSCCDCCPPGCSKCASGCVCKGRACDASCCQ from the exons ATGGACCCCTGCGAATGCTCTAAGA CCGGGACTTGCAGCTGTGGAACCACCTGCAAGTGTACCAACTGCCAGTGTACCTCTTGCCAGAAGa GCTGCTGCGACTGCTGTCCACCCGGATGCAGCAAGTGCGCATCGGGCTGTGTGTGCAAGGGCAGAGCCTGTGACGCCAGCTGCTGTCAGTGA